Genomic window (Spirochaetota bacterium):
CCCCTCGAAGTGTTCGTACGCTATCTCAGCACGCTTCTCCCCGTTCTCCATGAGCTTGATGCCGAACGTGAGGCCGAATATCTTCGCGCAGAATATGTAGAAGGCTGCCTTGAGCCGATCCGGCATGATGTCGATGCCGGTGAAGCGCTTGAACTGATGATAATGCCTGAGCTCGTCGGTGGCTATCTGCTCGAGTATGCGCTTATTCTCGCCGGTCGCACGCTTGGCGAACGCGCTGTAGACGATATGCTCGGTCACCTCATTGCGCTGGAAGGCGATGAGCTTCTGCATGCGTATATCTTTTTTCATGATGCCTCCATTCCTGAGCGTATACTACCGCGCTGCCGTATCGAGCCGGGCGTTCATCCGGTAGCGCACGGGCGTCGTTCCCGTTTCGCGCCTGAACATGCGCGTGAAATAATTGCTGTCCGAGAAACCGCAATCATAGGCGATATCGCTTACGCTCGCATCGCTGCTTCGGAGCATGTCCGCCGCGCGGGAGATGCGCACACGAAGGAGATAATCGATGGGGCTTACACCGAAGCATTCTCCGAAAAGACGCGTGAGATGGCGCACCGAGAGACCGACTGCCTTTGCCGCACCGGCAAGGGTTATATTATCTGAAAAATTCGATTCAAGGAAACTCGCAGCATGCGCCGCTTTGTAGTACGTCCCCGCCGCGGGTGCAGATGATGCGGGTACATAGCGCCGTGAAAGAAAGGCAAGGATATCGGTGAAATACGCCTTAACGAGCGCCTCATATCCCGGCTCTTTTCCGCGGAGCTCAGCCCAGAGCGTTTCGATCTTCCGTTCAAGCACGGCAAGATCATGCGTGGAAAGCATGAGACGGCAGGCGAATCCGCTGGCAGCATGCGACCGCGGGCCGATCACGAAAAGCGACTGATACCCGGGAATACGGGCAAGTTCCGGGGCAATGTCCGCCGGGAGCGTGGCCGGATATGAAAGATTGTAAATGACAGTCCCCTCGGTCCTGCTGAAGGCGTGCGCCGTGCCCGGATTGACGACATAAACATCGCCGCGCCGGACCACATGGCGTGCATCGTTGATATGATGTTCGGCAACACCGCCGATGACGACGACAAGTTCGGTGACATTATGGGTGTGCATCTCAAAGTCGCGCGAGAGCGTATGGCGTGAGACGGTGAAGAAAAAACCCTTCGTGTCCACGCGTATGTGCCGGGGCTGCATGGCCGGATAATGCTATGAAACGGCCGAATAATCAAGGCCGGGGCATCGGAATGTTCCTATAATTATTCATATGGACGATCTTCACGAATGATCTTCTCATTTCCCTATCGCTTCATGGAATGCATGTCATCTCGCTGGAGCAGCACATGAACGTCCCGTCTCCTACCCGCGCACAGACAGCATGGCTCACACTCAGGTACGGCATGTTCGTAAGCTTCGGGATGAACACCTTTGCCGGCTGCAGTTGGGGCGACGGCAGGGTCCCGGCTGCGAACTTTGACCCGACACACTTGGACACCGATCAGTGGATGGAAGTCGCCGCCGAGGCCGGTATGAAGTATGCCGTGCTGACAGCGAAACACCATGACGGCTTCTGCCTGTGGCCGACACGCCATACCGAATATTGTGTACGCAACAGCCCCGGCAGGCCGGATGTCGTCGGCCGCTTTGCGGAGAGCTGCCGCAAGGCGGGTATACGCGCCGGGCTTTATTATTCATTGTGGGACCGTAATTTCCCGAACTACGAAGATGATGCCGCCTACTGCGATCTCATGTTCGCGCAGATAGAGGAGCTCCTCACGCAGTACGGCGATGTGATCGAACTGTGGTTCGACGGGGCGTGGGACAAGGATCACCCGACCCGCACCTGGCAATTCGATGAAACCTGGGAACGCGAGCGCACCCCCGGCTACAGCCGCGGAGAACGCTGGCGCTGGCGCGAGCTGTACGAAATGATACACCGCCTGCAGCCGGATTGTCTGGTCGTCAACAATACATCGAGCGATAGGCCGGGCGCGATCAAGTATCTGCCGGTGGACATTCGTACCTCAGAGCATTTCAACTTCATTTACCGAGGCCGCCGGGTAGATACGCGCATGGACCCTGTTTTTATCGACGAGCAAGGCGGTAAAAACTGGATCGCGATGGAGTACTGCACCAGCCTCAATCCGGAATGGTTCTTCATTGAGGGGCGTTATTATCCGCATCCATCCGCTCTCGCTATTGCCGATTGGCTTCGTACGGCGCGCAATGCCGGCGGGAATTTGCTGCTCAATGTCGGCCCTGACAAACAGGGATCGATACCGGAATATCACCGCCCATTCCTGCGTGACGCCGCGCATTTGAGCATGTAAGGAGACCACCATGCACAAGCGGACACTTTCGATACCGTCATATGCGCGTGTTCCCGGCAACCCTGTCATTACACCGGATCCGGCATCCGTATTCGACTGCCCCATGCGCGGACGTCCGATACAATGGGAAGCGCTGCACACGTTCAATCCCGCCGCAGTGGTAAGGGACGGGAAAGTACATCTTCTCTACCGCGCCGAGGACAATACCGGAGCGATGAAGATCGGGGCGCACACCTCACGTCTCGGCATAGCGGTAAGCGACGACGGCATCAATTTCCGCCGCGAGAAAGAACCGGTAGTATTCCCCGACAGCACGCAGAAGGAATATGAATGGGACGGCGGCTGCGAAGACCCGCGCCTTGTGGAGATGGAGGACGGCACGTATGTCCTTACTTATACGCAGTGGAACCGTAAGCTCCCGCGCCTGGCAATTGCAACATCACGCGATCTTCGTGCCTGGACAAAGCACGGTCCTGCATTCTCCGGGGCTGATCGTGACCGTCATTCAAAATCAGGCGCCATTGTCTGTGCATTGAAAAATGACCGTCTCATCGCCGCGAAGGTCAACGGAAAGTATGTCATGTACTGGGGCGAACAGAATATCTCCTGCGCCGTTTCCGATGACGGAATCCATTGGGATGCAGGCGATGTCGTCCTTCCCAAGCGTGAAGACATGTTCGATGCATCCATTACTGAGGGCGGTCCTTCTGCGGTCTTGACCGATGACGGCATCGTCGTCATCTATAACGGAAGCGCCCGCGGGAATTATCCTCTCTCTGATATACGTAACCGCTATGCTGCCGGATGTGCGATATTTGATGCGGACGACACAAAGCGCTGCCTCGCCCGCACGGATGAGCCGTTCTTCAAACCCGAGGCATCGTACGAATTGTCGGGACAATACGTCGCCGGTGACATCTTTTTCGAAGGCATGGTCTATTTCAAAGGGAAATGGTTCATCTACTACGGCGCTGCGGACTCCTGTGTTGCCGTTGCTGTCGCGGATGCATTGCCGTCCCTTGCGGGCTGATACGCATTTCAGCAGATCCATGATACAATGGCATGTAATACTCAAGCATGAACGAGGTGACGTATGATGATCCGGGCGATCATTACCGGTGCGCTTATGGCTTCGGCCTTGATCACGGCACATGCAGCGGATGAAGGACTTGCCGCATGGTGGGGCTTTGAAGATTCGAACGGGGATATCGTCAAGGACCGTTCGGGGAACGGCATTGACGCTGCTGTCATAGGCACGGCTTCCTGGGTAGCCGGACGTCATGGCGGCGGACTGAAGCTCAGCGGCAATACATATGTCGATTGCGGTACGTCGGAAAAGATCGACTTTACATCGGATTTTTCCATATCGTTCTGGATAAAGGCAGAGCCGGTCTCCGGCGGCAGCGGCTGGACGGGGCTGGTGAGCCGATACGAATCAACAAAGGGTTTTGACATCAATCTCATGACGGGCACCGGTAATTTCGAGATCGGGGCGCGTGGTACGCCGCAGATCGTCGCGGCGAAGATCGGGACACCGGTCATCGATGATACCTGGCATCACATAGTCGTTGTGTTCACGAAAGCCGGTTTCACGCTCTATCAGGACGGCAAGCGGACGGCGGAGAAGAGCGGGACATGGGGGCCGGCGAGCACAGCAGCGAAATTCCTTATCGGCAAACGCGCCGGGGTTGGCTCATTCACCGGCGTCATCGATGAGGTGCGCGTGTTCAGCCGCGCGCTTTCTGAGAACGAGGCTGCCGAGGAATTCACCTTTATTCCGTCAGCGGCTGTTCAGAAAAAACCGGCCCCCTCCGCGGCCGCAGGATCGGCGAATAAATTCCTTACCGCACCCGACGGAACACCGCTCATCATGCCGACGCTCGGCAAGGAAGGGGTGATAACCGCCGGTGATAAAATGCTTGTCCTGTCCAAGGGCGGCTTCAATTACCAGGTGAACGGCCTTGAGATGTTCCGTCTGCGGCTCCTGTGGGGCGATAAGTCCTGTTACGGAGAAGCGAACGAGAAGACGACCGTCTCTGCTGATGTGAACGTGGAAAAGCGCGAGATCATCGTACGCGGCAAGACCGGCTGCCCGGCACGGCCGGATGCGGCCTTCGAGATGCGCGCTGTCATCGAGGATGACGGGCGTATCCGCATCAAAACAAAGTTCATCGATGTCGGCGACTGGCAGTTCTACCGCTTCTTCGGACTGCGTTTCAACAAAGCGGTCATGGACGGTCTTGCCTACCGCGACGGCGGCGAGGTCATGACCATCGGTGCGGCGAAAGCGCCGAAACTTACATCGGGGACGGTGGAATTCTTCACCGACAAGCCGGATTATGCTATATCGTTCACCCCGAAGGGTGCGCATGACCTCCGCGATGAACGCCCGGCGCAGATAGACTATTGGCTTACGGTGAACGCTGAACAGGAGACCGAGGTCGTCATCGACATGCGCAAAGTGAGCGCGGCAAAGGCACAGTCTCTCAAAACGGAAACGACCGATGACAGTGATCCGTATCAGGTGGCGAAATATAACCGCGTGGAATTGCCGAACTACAAGGCGTCGCGCAATCTCATACAGAACCCGAGTTTTGAAGAGGGACTGCACGGCTGGGAAATGGGCGGCGTTGGATACAATATCGCCGATCCGGACCATGCGCGAGAATGGCTGCGTGTCGTATCCAATGAGTCGCAGCATGGGCTCTCATCGGCGCGCATACAGCTTCGCAAACAGACCGATCCGAATTTCATACCTATGCCGGGGACGATATCACCGTATACATTCCAGCCCATCCCCGGGAAAAAGTACACGTTCAGTTTCTACGCGAAAGCCGATGAGCCCACCGGCGTGACGATGATAATAGTCACCAAGAACTGGGGCAAGTGGATGCACGATAAATATTTCGGCGTCGGCACGTCCTGGCAGCGGTATACGACGACGTTCACCGCTACCGATTCGCCGGGAGCACTCACGCTCGGCATCGGCTGGTCCGCGGGAGCCATAGTCCCGAAGATGACAACACCCCTTGTGAACATCTATATCGATTCCATCCAGCTGGAGCAAGCCGAATCGGCGAGCGAGTTCACCGTCAAGCCCGTGTCCATATCACTTGAAGGCACGGGCGAGGTGCAGTACCTGAACGACGCGAAGCAGCTATCCGTGACGCTCATCAACAATACGTCCGTGGGCCGCACGGTCGACGCAAAGGTCATCGTACGCGATTACTATAAGCGCGAGGTGTTCACGAAGTCGCTTGCTGGTGTTCCTCTTGCGTCCGCGGGCAGGCACACCGCACTGATAGATGTCCCCGATGCCATGGACTATGTCGGTGCATACAGCATCAAGGTCGTTACGAAAGATTCATCCGGTCTTGAGGACTATGATTTCTTCCGCGTCATGGTCATCAACCCGTTCACCAAAGAACGCCTTCTTTCAATGAAGAACCGCCTCATCTTTTCCTGGGGCAATCCGGTACCCGTATCGCATGCGGCACGGGCGCGCGAGCTCGGTCTCGGCGCATTCCAGACCGGCGGCATGTTCCCGGTGCCCAAAGAGCTTTATCAGGCGTTCGATGATGAAGGCATACTGATGATGACCGGCATATTCGGCGACAATCATACGACCGACCGCGGGACGGGGATATTCTCCATATTCACCAATCTCCGCTTCGAGACATCGCTCGAGAGCCCCACGATGAAACGCATGTTCGATTCGCTCCCCGAATATTTCCGCACGTTCAAGCATCACAAGTACTGGAAGTACATGAATGAGCCGTACATGGACAGGCTTACGATACCGAGCATTTACAATCCGAAGACGCATGTTGAGATGATGGAACGCGTCTACGGCATACTGAAAAAAGAGATACCCGATGCCGTCGTCTATTCATCCGACCCGTGGGAGAACCATGAGAATGCGCGGCGCTGGCTCGGCCTTATTCTCAAGAACGGCGGTGCGAAATATTTCGATATACTCGCGACACATCCCTACCGCGCAAAACCCGAACAGCCCGATCTTGAGAAGGACACCGAGGCGCTCATTGCCATGGCCGATGAGAACGGTTTTAAGGGCGATATATGGTACACCGAGGGCGGGCTGTATGCGCGCAATAATATCCCGAAGCTCGGCATTCTGCCGACGAAGCCCTTGAGCGAGGACGGCATACGCTTCTCGCGCTTTACCGGCGACATCATCGGCGACCGTGTGGGGTATTCGCTCGCGATGCGTAGCTTTCTTACTACGCTCCGTTACAGCGACCGCGTGAAGATGTTCCTCTACTGGACAAGCGCCTATGCAATGGACCATATCACTGGTGTTCCCACCGAGCTCGGCACGCTCGTGAACTATGCGGCGAACATCCTCGGCAACGCGAAATTCGTCCGGGCATACGATTATGCGAAGACGACACGTACCTATGTGTTCGATAACGGCGAGGGCCGCGGCATTGCCGTGCTCTGGGACTGGGACGATGCGCTTGAACGCCGTGAACGTGCGCCGTACCGTTTCCGCCTTGCCGACGCGGCGAAGCTCAAGATGACCGATTCGTTCGGCAGACCGCTTGCCGTCGACATAAAGGACGGGAGCGCGGTGTTCGATATCGATTTCCAGCCGCACTACATTCGCGCCAAAAGTGTGGGCGATCTCACGACGGCGCTCGACCGTTCGCGCATCGAATTCCGCGAGGATGAGATCATCGATGCTGCGCTTAGCATGAGCGAGGCGCGCACGCTTTCAATTACCGTCAATAATCGCGACACGAAAGTGTTCTCCGGGGAATTTGCCGGTACGGTGAACGGCATAAGCATAAAGGAAAGCCTCTCGATACCGCCGCTCGCTGCGAAAGCGATCACCGCTGACGTGTCCTCGTCAATTGACAGAACGAAGGCGCGCTTTGCGGTGAACGTTGCCGGGGCGGTGATCGCGAACGGGAAGTCCTCCCGTGATGTGAGGACATCGATACCGGTGCTTATCTGCGAGCGGGCGAAGGGAAGCATCACTATTGACGGCGACCTTTCTGACTGGAAGGGATATCGCCCGATACCGATGGGACATGATCGGGCTGATGTGATCGAGTTCGCAAAAGGCGCATATGGCGGCATGGACGATATATCCGCAGCGGCATATCTCACCTATGACGATGAGAACCTGTATCTTGCGCTCGATGTGAAGGATAACGCCCACCGTCAGTCGAAGTCCGGCGGCGGCATGTGGACTGGCGACAGCGTGCAGATCTTTCTCGATCCGTTCAGGGACGGCACGGCAGAACGTCCGAACATGTATGAGGATTACGCCTATATCTTCGGCAAGGGCAGCGCCGGCGACGAAGTGTTCAGGAATCTCACGCCGGAAAAACAGGTCGCCTTCCTCGAGAACGCCGTCAGCGAAAAGGGCGTTGACATCAAGGTCGTTCGCGATGAGGCGGGAAAACGCACGGTGTACGAGCTTCGTTTCCCGAAGAAATACATCATACCGGTGCCGCTCAAAAAAGGCGTTATAGGGCTCGGCATTATGATCAATGATGCCGATGCAGCCGATGAAAAAGGGAATGATGCGCGGAAGTCGGGCGTGACAACAGCGCCGGGAAAGGAATTCTGGAAACAGCCGCAGAACCTCTCGCAGTGTGTGTTTGAATGAGGCGCCGCACATTCTGCAAAGTGACGCGCAGATCTTACCAAGCGGCATTAATATCCGCCGAGAACATCTTACTCACTGTGCGCTATAATCATCAGTACGGTACGTTCTGATATGACGTGTTCGAGGAGATCCCCCATGCGTTCGATAGCCGTTTTCATGCTGTTCGCATCGCTTTGTTCAGCGGAGATGGTCCTGCGTTTCCCCTTCGACGAGGACAAGGGGACAAGCACCGCCGATGTCTCCGGCGCCGTTACTGCTCTCGCTCAGAATTGTACCTGGACGGACGGGCGGTCCGGGAGCGCGCTCAAATTCACGCCGGCGGAAAAGTCCGCGGTCATCGTGAAGGCGCCGCTTCGGGTAAAGGACATATCGATATCGCTCTGGTTCAAGAGCGACAGTGATCAGAAAGATCCGCATCTTGCCTGCTGCATCGGCGACGGCAAGCAGGGGTTCCGCATCTTCATGAACGGCAACATCATCATCTGGCAGCTCCCGTCAGCGGAGATAGCCTGGGGGTACCGGCTCGGCGCAACGGCAGCGAGCGTACCCGGACAGTGGAATCATGTCGTGTGCACGTATGACGGCGAGGCGATGTATATCTATCTCAACGGCAAAGCGGCGGGATCGATGAAACGAAGCGGCTCCATCGTAACTCCCACCGTGCCGCTTATCATCGGCGCCTACAGCGATGCGGGCACAGCGGTGTTCTCCGGATCCATCGACGACGTCGCTGTCTACGACAATGCGCTTACGCTCGAGGAGGCGAAGGCGCTCTATGCATCGGCGGATGCGGCAAAGGGTGCTGCGAAGACGGAACGTATCGATATGAACGTGTCAGCGGCGGAGGCGATGCGGAATGTCCCCAATGAATTGAAGAACGCATCGTTCGAGGAGAGCGGCCAGTGGGCCATGCAGCATCCCTGGACGACGGCTGAGGGCGGTATTGCAGGACCGCGTACCGCACAGATAGCGTACGATAAGGACAAACATCACAAATTCCTTGAGCAGACCGTGACCGTATCCCCGAACGCGTTCTATGCGATGCGCCTCTGGTTTCGCTCGGAATTTACGGACGATACGCATATCGTACGCGGGCTCGGCTTCTTCGCCGGCAATGCGAAGAACGAACCGCTCTTCACCTACACATCGCACAATGCCGAGTTCGCGTATTGGGTGCCCGTGTATCATTTCTTCAATTCGGGAGAAAGCACATCGGCGAAATTCTCGGTGTATCTTGAGGGCTATTCCGCGGCCGCCAACCTCTGGGCCGACGATGCCGCGCTCTGGAAATTATCGGACGACGAGCTCAAAGGGGCTCTCATACCCAATGCCGATTTTGAACTGAACGCGAACGGCGATTTCCCCGTGTGCTGGGCCGACGGCTTGGGCTGGCAGAAGGAAAAACGCCCGCCGCTGAAAATATCGACCGATGACTCCGCCGATTTCATACGCGGCAAAAGCAGCCTAAAGCTTGACGGTTCATCGTTCACGGCAGCGGATACGGAGAACGGCGTCGTGTCCGTGGCCGTACCCGCGATCACCGGAAAGGAATATCGTCTTTCTGTCTGGATGAAAGCAGAGAAGCCCGAGACCGCGGCGAGGCTCATGATAGACGGACATCAGCCGGGAAAGACGCACTGGTTCAAGCAGACCTATGTCACGCTCGATACCGCCTGGCGGCGCTTTACTTTCGACGCGCGCATACCAGATGCTGCTGACGCGAAATACTATCTTCCCGCGCGGCTTGTCATGGCGCGCATCATGGTCAAAGGCCCGAACGTCATCTGGGCCGACGAAGTCAAACTTACACAGAAATAGGGGTTGTCATGGAACGAACGATACGCATCATCACGCTCACTATGTGTGCGGCGGCCGTACTTTCCGCGAAGAATCTCATCAAGAATTCAAGCTTTGAGACGGGGCTTGAGGGTTACGGCGTACAGCGCGCGGTACCGGCGGCGAAAGAAGCGGCCGATATCCCGTTCGCGCTCCCGCGCATCGACTCGAATGAGAGCGTGCATGGCCGAGCGAGCGTGCGTCTTGAGTGTGTGAACGGCTCCGGCGTAAAGGTGATAATGAAAGAAGTCGCGCTTGAAGGCGGCAAACGATATACGTTCTCCATACGCATGAAGGCATCGCGCCCAAACACCAAGGTCGTGCTCGATCTGAGAAGCGCGGAGGAGGAAAACATCTATAACGGCACGGAGCGCTCCTGCCTTGTCGGCACGGCATGGGCGGACTATTCGCTCTCGCACGCGGTACCCAAGGGGCGGAAGTACTATCATATACAATTGCACTGCAACACCAGCGTCCGTACCGCCCTCGATGCAGATACGACGCTCTGGCTTGACGCCGTACAGATGGATGAAGGCGAGAGCACGCTGTATGTCCCGCCCGCACTAGAGCTCGGTATATCGAGAACGCGTGCGCGCGCGTATACCCTCTCGGCGAACGAAGCATATCCGGTGCGTGCCGTTGTACGCAATAATGGGACCGCGCCGGTATCCGCAAAGATATCCTACCGCGTTGTCGACGATTATTTCGGCAGAACGGTAAAGACCAGCGAGGCTCTCGTGAATGCAGGAGCGGATGCATCAACAGTGGAGATGATAGACAATGTCTCGCCGATGAAGCGCGGGAAATATACGCTGACCGCGGAACTTATCGTCAATGGATCTGTCGCCGATACGAGTGTGCTCGATCTTGCCGTCATCGATTCAGTAAAAACGAGCGCGTTCACCGACGGGTATGCCGTTGCGGGACAGGGATTTCCGCATGCGGTCAATCTCGGCGTGGGCTTTAAGGACAGGCCGCTCTTCGTGCTCTTCGGCAATACCGTGAGCGACTGGTTCGATTTCTATGCCGAAGGCGGGCACCGCATCGTACGCGACTGGGGCGGCAGCGACAATGACATGCTCCTCTGGCGGCACATCGAGCCCGAGGAAGGGAAATACGACTGGGCCATGGCCGACCGCTTCCTTGAGGAGTCGATGAAGCGCGGTATGAAGGTCATGCCCACGCTCGGCGGCTGGTGGTGGATACGAGAGCCCGCGAAGGGATGGGAGCCCGAATATTTCCCGGAATGGGCGATACCGCGTATGAAATTCGGCGTCGGCGCGAACGCGGCGGAAGCGGCGAAGGGCGCGCGCATGTGTCTTACACCCCCCGAAGAACTCACGGAATGGCAGCGCTTCGTTAAGGCATGTGTTGCGCGGTATAAAGGGCGCATTACACATTGGGAGATACTGAACGAACCGAACGTGAACATAAGCCCGGAGTATTACACCGCATATCTTGCGATGATGAACCGCATCATAAAGGAAACGGACCCCAACGCGCGCGTCGTCGGTTTCTGCGCCACCGGTGATCTCGGCGGCAATATCGGCAAATTCCTCGAGGAATGCTTCAAGCTCGGCGCGCTTACGCACTGCGATGTCGTGTCGTATCACGCGTACGGCGCTCCGCTCGATTGGTCGGCGCCGATGTCCGCGGAGGCGAACAATGCCGGCATACGCGCGCTCGTGAACAAGTACGGCGGCGAGAAGAAGGAGATATGGAATTCCGAGCTTTACTATCTCGGCAAACCGACGAAGAACGACTTTTATCTCCAGCCCCTTATCAAGGGACATGAGCTTGCGCGGCGATATCTTATCGATGCAGCGAGCGGAGTGGGAAAGTCATTCACCATACCGTGCGGCTATCTCAAGAAGTCCGAGCTCGCCCCCAATTACTGGCATTCGTCCGATTTCCTGAGCGGCGATCTTATCCCGAGCCATCTCTTTGTCATCAACAATACGCTTGCGCGCGAGTTCACCGGCATTCGTTTCACGAAGCAGATAACGACATCAGGCCGCACCAAGCTCTATCTCTACGAACGTGCCGCAGGACCGATAGCAGCGGCATGGAGCTATGACCCGGGGAATAAGCCCTTCATCATGACATTCCCCAAAGCGGCTGGCAAAGTACGCCTCATCAATATCATGGGGAACACCATCGATGTTCCGGGCGGAAGTGACATCGTTATGGATATCGACAATACGCCGTTCTACATTGTGCCTGCCAG
Coding sequences:
- a CDS encoding LamG-like jellyroll fold domain-containing protein, yielding MMIRAIITGALMASALITAHAADEGLAAWWGFEDSNGDIVKDRSGNGIDAAVIGTASWVAGRHGGGLKLSGNTYVDCGTSEKIDFTSDFSISFWIKAEPVSGGSGWTGLVSRYESTKGFDINLMTGTGNFEIGARGTPQIVAAKIGTPVIDDTWHHIVVVFTKAGFTLYQDGKRTAEKSGTWGPASTAAKFLIGKRAGVGSFTGVIDEVRVFSRALSENEAAEEFTFIPSAAVQKKPAPSAAAGSANKFLTAPDGTPLIMPTLGKEGVITAGDKMLVLSKGGFNYQVNGLEMFRLRLLWGDKSCYGEANEKTTVSADVNVEKREIIVRGKTGCPARPDAAFEMRAVIEDDGRIRIKTKFIDVGDWQFYRFFGLRFNKAVMDGLAYRDGGEVMTIGAAKAPKLTSGTVEFFTDKPDYAISFTPKGAHDLRDERPAQIDYWLTVNAEQETEVVIDMRKVSAAKAQSLKTETTDDSDPYQVAKYNRVELPNYKASRNLIQNPSFEEGLHGWEMGGVGYNIADPDHAREWLRVVSNESQHGLSSARIQLRKQTDPNFIPMPGTISPYTFQPIPGKKYTFSFYAKADEPTGVTMIIVTKNWGKWMHDKYFGVGTSWQRYTTTFTATDSPGALTLGIGWSAGAIVPKMTTPLVNIYIDSIQLEQAESASEFTVKPVSISLEGTGEVQYLNDAKQLSVTLINNTSVGRTVDAKVIVRDYYKREVFTKSLAGVPLASAGRHTALIDVPDAMDYVGAYSIKVVTKDSSGLEDYDFFRVMVINPFTKERLLSMKNRLIFSWGNPVPVSHAARARELGLGAFQTGGMFPVPKELYQAFDDEGILMMTGIFGDNHTTDRGTGIFSIFTNLRFETSLESPTMKRMFDSLPEYFRTFKHHKYWKYMNEPYMDRLTIPSIYNPKTHVEMMERVYGILKKEIPDAVVYSSDPWENHENARRWLGLILKNGGAKYFDILATHPYRAKPEQPDLEKDTEALIAMADENGFKGDIWYTEGGLYARNNIPKLGILPTKPLSEDGIRFSRFTGDIIGDRVGYSLAMRSFLTTLRYSDRVKMFLYWTSAYAMDHITGVPTELGTLVNYAANILGNAKFVRAYDYAKTTRTYVFDNGEGRGIAVLWDWDDALERRERAPYRFRLADAAKLKMTDSFGRPLAVDIKDGSAVFDIDFQPHYIRAKSVGDLTTALDRSRIEFREDEIIDAALSMSEARTLSITVNNRDTKVFSGEFAGTVNGISIKESLSIPPLAAKAITADVSSSIDRTKARFAVNVAGAVIANGKSSRDVRTSIPVLICERAKGSITIDGDLSDWKGYRPIPMGHDRADVIEFAKGAYGGMDDISAAAYLTYDDENLYLALDVKDNAHRQSKSGGGMWTGDSVQIFLDPFRDGTAERPNMYEDYAYIFGKGSAGDEVFRNLTPEKQVAFLENAVSEKGVDIKVVRDEAGKRTVYELRFPKKYIIPVPLKKGVIGLGIMINDADAADEKGNDARKSGVTTAPGKEFWKQPQNLSQCVFE
- a CDS encoding AraC family transcriptional regulator, with the translated sequence MQPRHIRVDTKGFFFTVSRHTLSRDFEMHTHNVTELVVVIGGVAEHHINDARHVVRRGDVYVVNPGTAHAFSRTEGTVIYNLSYPATLPADIAPELARIPGYQSLFVIGPRSHAASGFACRLMLSTHDLAVLERKIETLWAELRGKEPGYEALVKAYFTDILAFLSRRYVPASSAPAAGTYYKAAHAASFLESNFSDNITLAGAAKAVGLSVRHLTRLFGECFGVSPIDYLLRVRISRAADMLRSSDASVSDIAYDCGFSDSNYFTRMFRRETGTTPVRYRMNARLDTAAR
- a CDS encoding glycoside hydrolase family 130 protein, which translates into the protein MHKRTLSIPSYARVPGNPVITPDPASVFDCPMRGRPIQWEALHTFNPAAVVRDGKVHLLYRAEDNTGAMKIGAHTSRLGIAVSDDGINFRREKEPVVFPDSTQKEYEWDGGCEDPRLVEMEDGTYVLTYTQWNRKLPRLAIATSRDLRAWTKHGPAFSGADRDRHSKSGAIVCALKNDRLIAAKVNGKYVMYWGEQNISCAVSDDGIHWDAGDVVLPKREDMFDASITEGGPSAVLTDDGIVVIYNGSARGNYPLSDIRNRYAAGCAIFDADDTKRCLARTDEPFFKPEASYELSGQYVAGDIFFEGMVYFKGKWFIYYGAADSCVAVAVADALPSLAG
- a CDS encoding alpha-L-fucosidase, encoding MNVPSPTRAQTAWLTLRYGMFVSFGMNTFAGCSWGDGRVPAANFDPTHLDTDQWMEVAAEAGMKYAVLTAKHHDGFCLWPTRHTEYCVRNSPGRPDVVGRFAESCRKAGIRAGLYYSLWDRNFPNYEDDAAYCDLMFAQIEELLTQYGDVIELWFDGAWDKDHPTRTWQFDETWERERTPGYSRGERWRWRELYEMIHRLQPDCLVVNNTSSDRPGAIKYLPVDIRTSEHFNFIYRGRRVDTRMDPVFIDEQGGKNWIAMEYCTSLNPEWFFIEGRYYPHPSALAIADWLRTARNAGGNLLLNVGPDKQGSIPEYHRPFLRDAAHLSM
- a CDS encoding LamG domain-containing protein — protein: MRSIAVFMLFASLCSAEMVLRFPFDEDKGTSTADVSGAVTALAQNCTWTDGRSGSALKFTPAEKSAVIVKAPLRVKDISISLWFKSDSDQKDPHLACCIGDGKQGFRIFMNGNIIIWQLPSAEIAWGYRLGATAASVPGQWNHVVCTYDGEAMYIYLNGKAAGSMKRSGSIVTPTVPLIIGAYSDAGTAVFSGSIDDVAVYDNALTLEEAKALYASADAAKGAAKTERIDMNVSAAEAMRNVPNELKNASFEESGQWAMQHPWTTAEGGIAGPRTAQIAYDKDKHHKFLEQTVTVSPNAFYAMRLWFRSEFTDDTHIVRGLGFFAGNAKNEPLFTYTSHNAEFAYWVPVYHFFNSGESTSAKFSVYLEGYSAAANLWADDAALWKLSDDELKGALIPNADFELNANGDFPVCWADGLGWQKEKRPPLKISTDDSADFIRGKSSLKLDGSSFTAADTENGVVSVAVPAITGKEYRLSVWMKAEKPETAARLMIDGHQPGKTHWFKQTYVTLDTAWRRFTFDARIPDAADAKYYLPARLVMARIMVKGPNVIWADEVKLTQK